The nucleotide sequence GTCCTTCCCCTATCTGCTCCTGATGTTTTAACTCGTCTTCGAGCAATGGGCTCAGCCAACCCTGTTGTCCGTTCAGGCCTCCCTAGCAAAGCTGGAGAATGTGTGACAGACAACGGCATGTGGCTTATCGACGCCCCATTTTCTCCCTTGCTTCTCCCCAAGGACATCAAGTCGGAAGGGGATGGTCGTGGAAAGGACGGTGCCTGGGAAGTTAATGCGCTCGCCGAGGAATTGGTCCGAACGCCTGGCATCGTTGAAATTGGACTGTTCCACGGCTTCAACGGCAGTGAAGCCGTGAAGTTGGGCAAGCAACTTCAAGCACAGAAGCCAATTGCTGCTTATTTCGGCCTCGCCAATGGTGAAGTGCAAATCCAAAATGCAGCTTGAATGGCTCATAGTATAAACCGAGAACGGAGCATGGAAGATGCAACAGTTCTTGATGCATAATTGCCAAGCCCGAGAAACAAAATGTGGAGAATACTTACATGAAGTGAAGGAACGGATCGTTTACCATATTAATATGTTCCGAAGCGGCATCTTTGATAAAAGTGTAACGAGATAGAAGCGAAATGATTGACCAGCACAAGCCAGTCGAATCAACATTAAAGTTTCTTATATAACGATCGTAGGCTCGTAGTCCTGGTTGTATTATACAAGCTCCTGCACTCAGATCCACACGCTATGCTTAATATCCTATTTTGTGGTGTGAGGTAGCCAGGCTTCTTTCGCATCTTGAGTACGGCTTGCGTTTTCCCAGGTACTCCTGTACTCCAGTCCCGAATCGGTGTTGGCATATTTAGCATGCGCAGCCTTCTTGCGACTGCTGCGAGTTGTTCGTCTTGACATCAATCACTAAGCATCGTGTTAGTTACCTTCGGAATTGCCGGGCATAAATACTCACTCTGGTTCGAAGCTTGCGCCGCAGCATCGCTTCCCTCCATGCCAGGCAAGGCTTGTGCTATCCTCTTGAACAGGTTCTTGACGTTGTGACCCAGCTTTGCGCTTGTCTCGACAAACATCAGGTTGTTCTTCTttgcctcctcctctccctgcTGTGTGGTCACTTCCCGCTTGTCGTTCAAATCTGTCTTGTTTCCAACCAGCACAATGATAACATCGTTACCTCGCTCGGCTCGTACGTCGTCAATCcacttcttggtgttttgaaaTGACTTAGCGTCTATAAGAAGAGCGGTATTAGCACGACTCGTGCATAGCCACATTGAGCGCGAGGGGGTAGCCGGGTAGTGGGGTCATCAGGGGCACATACTAGAGATGTCATAGACAACAACAGCTACGCTTGAATCGCGGATGTAAGAAGGAATCAAGCTTCGGAATCGTTCTTGTCCAGCAGTATCCCATAGCTGCAGTCGCACCGTCCGGTCCTCGAGGTACATGGTCTAAGTGGGCAGATGTTAGTGTGGCCTAGGAGTCGGCTGTCACGGTCCTGACCTTGGAGAGGAAATCAATTCCAATTGTCGCTTGATACATGTTGTCGAAAGAATCATACATGAATCGTGTGATTAAAGAGGTCTTTCCGACTGTTGTGATCGTTATTAGTGATTTTGATTCGGACGTTTCCGCAGTTGGACGTCGACATACCGCTCTGTTCTCCCAGAAACACCAACCTGAATATCTGTTAGCTGAATCATTGAAACATAAATTCTCGGTGTACACActtgaacttcttcaagggGTTATTGTATGATCCGCCAGCTTGCGACATCTTTGTGGTTGTGTTGTCTCGTTCAGGGTCTTGTAAGGGACGATGGTGGATTTGACAGCTGTCAAGCTAATGGATGGATATGAGGTCGTTGGAAAGGATGCGATCTCGGTTTCTTCAAGGAATAGATTCTCTTTCTCGGCGAcgcaagaaaagaaagaataaCAGGATGATGCGACCTTAGAGTGGTAATTTGTATCGTAGGGATAAAAGGCTAATTACCAGCTGGAATCTGGAGAAAGGAGCGTCTAGATCCTGGATTTGGCAGGAGCATATGACATGGAGGCCACCCTGAACGAATCCGAGGAAGGTGCACGTGCCGATAAGAGCATATCTTTCGCCGTCCATTACGGATTTGCTTCCGTATTTTATATGGAGGGAGCGGGTCGAGACTCCCGGCTCCACTAAAAAATTAAGAAATCGGTCCCCCACCACTTCTATCGACAAGCAGCATTTTCGTTCTTCATTGTCGACAACGCGATATCCTTTTCTATAGAGGTCTCGCAAATATGCCACTGTTACAATCCAAGAACGCCACCGGGGGTGATGCCCCCAAACAGTTCAATCAGCCTTCgcgaaagggaaagaaggCGTGGAGGAAAAATGTTGATGTTACCGAGGTGCAGAAGGGTCTTGAAGAATTGAACAAGGAGATTATCGCTGGGTGAGATAAACTCAAAGCACTTCCTACTCGCTCCGCTAATATCTCTACAGTGGTGTTATCAAGGAAAAGCCCTCTGAAGACTTGTTCACTCTCGATGTTAAGGGCGATGCCGCTCTCCCTAAAAAGTTCAACAAGCACATCAAGAAGGGCCTCAAGGctgacgagatcatcaatGCCCGCTCTCCCGTGCCCGCCGTTTCCATGCGCAAGCGACCGGGCGACAAGACAACCAACGGAATTCTTCCTGTGAAACGCCAAAGGACTGATTGGGTGTCACACAAGGAGCTCGCGCGACTAAAGCGAGTGGCCGATGGAGAACATCAGAATACTGTCCAAGTACAAGATGCCACCTACGATATCTGGGACATGCCTGTAGAACCACAAGCGAAGGATCCCGAAAACTTcttggaagaggaggtcaagcccaaggctccaaagacgatgaagaaggagcCCCTTTCTCTGTTGGAGAGTGGCAAGCAAGTGCCTGCTGTCCTCAAGCCCACGGGAGGATACAGCTACAACCCTGATTTCAACGAGTACACACAACGtctggaagaggagagcgagaaggctcttgaagctgagcGTAAACGtctggagaaagaggaaCAGGAGCGCATTAAGCAGGAGGCCGCGGCCCGATCAgcggcagaggcagaggcggCAGAGGCTCGTGCCAACCTTTCAGAGTGGGAGGAGGATTCCGAATGGGAAGGATTCCAGAGTGGCGCTGAAGATGATAAGCCATCCGCCAAGCGCCCACAGAGAAAGACCCAAGCTCAGCGCAACCGCATCAAGCGCCgcaaggaagaggagcgtcTCGCGAAACACAAGGCTGCGCTCAAGGCCCACCGTCGCCAGGCCCAGCGCATCCAGGAGATCGCCGAGGAGATCGAGGAAAGAGATCGCAACAAGGCACTTGCCTTGCAAAAAGACGACGAAACTGACCCCATTGATGAGCTTCGTGCCGAGAAGTTGCGCCGCAAGCAGCTCGGTAAGTACAAGCTACCTGAGcgagatcttgagcttgtccttcCAGATGAGCTCGAGAGTTCGCTGCGCCGTCTCAAGCCTGAGGGCAACATGCTCCGGGACAGATACCGAAGCATGTTGGTGCGTGGCAAGGTAGAGAGCAGAAGACATATTGCTTTCCACAAGCAGGCCAAGCGCAAGTTTACGGAGAAGTGGACATACAAGGACTTCAtgatataataaaagatatatggGCGTCTAGGTGTTTTAGGGAGAAAATAATATTTCGGCTTTTGCTGcgagaaacaaaaaaaaaggccCCAGAAGCGTAACTCATAGAGCATAACTCCATCAAGCAAATTAGACCTGCGATTCCTCTGCAGCAGCGCGTGTATAAACGTGCTTTTCGCAAGCCCTGCTATGCCTCTATACTAAGCTCCAACGCCTTAAAAGGTCTAAAGAAATGACAAATATGAAGCGTTCATTAGAATAGATTTAGAAACTCATTAAATCTGTTTATTGTTAGAGATGTTTGTGAAATTGGGAAGGGGTACAAACCTCGTCCAAAAAGACCTCGCTTGGTCCAGTCCATCGCCATCAATAGTCGTGTTCGCAGACTCACGCTCTGCGCAAAGTAGACAGAGCGCCAAGCGTAAACAGCCCAGAGGCCACCAGCCAAGCTTCGTCCCTCACCAAGATCAAAGATGGCAGAGTTACCAACATAAGCGAGACTGCCTAGGTGCTTGTACTCAAAAGCCTTGTAaacagcagcatcaacatcaccctCGCGAATGTCGTTGGCGTTCAGGCCCTCGTGCATGCGTGCCATCTTGTTGAACTTGCGAGCAAGATATTGTCCTTGCTGATGAGCGCGCTGGGCAGTAGCAGGCAAGGATGTAAGCTTGTCGTCAACTTGCTTTAGCAATTGTGtcaactcatcaaagtcgagtGTGCCCGATTTGTCCTTATCGAATTCCTTGAATAGCTTGTCCACGCGCTTGAGATGGTTGATAGACTGGGGGAACCGTCTCTTGACGTCCTCAGCAACACCTCGCCAGTCAGCGAAACTGAGCTGAAGCGTCTCGGGGTCCTTGCCACGCTTCCAGGCCAAGGATCGCAGGAAAGTGACGACGTGGTCGGCAACATTGTTCTGGACTGTAGAACAATCTCCAATGGCGTATACATCGCCCAAGGGTGAGCCATTGAGACGAAGGTGGGTGTCAGTCTCCAGAGCATGTCGGTTTGTCTGAGATTTGCCCAGCTTAGCAGCCAGTGTCTGGCAGAACTGGGTTTGCGAAACACCAGTCGACCAAAGGCAGAAGCCAATAGGCAGCTCCTTGGTGATCATTGTACCATCTTCTTGTTTCTGTGTGAAGATGATCTTATCAGGGAGAACCTCCTTGACACGAGAGTTGGTGAGGACGTCAACTTGGTCGCGAGCAAAGCGTTCCTCAGCATATCGTGAAACAGTCTCATCGTAAGTGTTCAGAATGTGTCCACGGCTTTGAATAAGATGGACTGAGATCTCGTTACGTAGAAGTCTGGGGAAGTGCCTCGTCAGATCTtcgttgagaaggtcaaAAAGCTCAGCAGCGAACTCGACACCGGTAGGGCCACCGCCACTGACACAGAAGGAAAGCAGACGCTTTCGCTCCTCATCCGGGCATGTAGGCAAGTTAGCCAACTCGAAGTTTTGTATGACCTGGTTTCGAATCATGCGTGCGTCAttgatatccttgaggaAGTAGGCATTTTCAAGACCCTTAACACCGTGAGGGTTGGTTGTCGAACCGACAGCAACGACAAGCTTATCGTATGGCACATAGAATTTGATGTCTTTGCCGTTTGCGTCAACCTGCGACACTTCCACCATCTTGTGCGAAAAGTCGAtatcctcagccttggcgcGAATGAAGTGACCGTTAACCCGGCTCAGAATTCGTCGAATAGGCTCAACAAGAGATCGCAGCTCGAGAGTACCTACTGTAGCTGATGGAAGCATAGGGGTGAAGAGGAAGTAATTGGTTGGCGAAATAACAGTAACATGGTAATCGTCTGGGTTCAGCTCTTTGAGGAGCGCAACACCTCCCcatccaccaccaagaatCACCAGTCGTGGTTTGTCTTTGAGGCGACGCTTCTCCTCcgagtcgtcatcgtcaatgaATACCTCGGCGATTGGCAGGTTCTTTTCACCACCACTACGAGGTTGAAGGGCAATCTTTGAGACGTCGATATCGCTCTGAGTGGGGTGCTCGAAATATGTGCTAGCATCGtagatgaagaagccgacGATACCAACGCCGATAACTGATATTGAGATGCCAACCCAAGCCGCTAGGCGGTAGCAAAAATTGACTACTTTGGACTTTCCTTGAGGAAGTGGTTTTCCTGATAGAGCGCGCACGAAGAATTGGGAGGGTAGTTGGCGGGTGGTTCGGCTCGTTGCTGGAGAGCCTTTTGTGATTGTTGGCGAAGCACCTGTGAGCTTGACGAAGCCTCGCGATTGCGACGAGTATAGTGGGCGAGGACCGAGAGATGGTTTGAAGCCTCGAGAGCTGGTAATGGCCCTGTTTTGACCGGCGCGAGCCAGTCGCGCGGCCATCATGGAAGAGACGGGCATTATTTTGCGGAATTGGTGGGATGTTCGACGTCAATCAATGATAAGCCAACGGGGTCAAAGAAACCGTTTAGTGCTTTCTAGATCATGACACGAGCAGAAGCACAGAATGTTAGTGAGAGAACACTCAATGGATGATGCAAGAAGAGGACACGAGTGAAGCAGAGGAAAAAGAGTCCTCTAGTTTCGATTGTATTGTGTAATGCATGCATCTAAAAAAGGATCTTCCCGTTTACGGAGCTCAATCAGGGATGAAGTGGTTGCAGCTAGGTATGACTTCCAGAGGTGGTACCTACAGCACGGTACAGCTACGTCATTACCACCTAGAGCTATCTCTCCccttcatcaccaccaattTCTTGGCGATCCATGACAACCGAAGATCGGCGACTCCACTACCGTACTTCAAACATCAATATCTCATTTTCCATCGTCATTGAACCATAGGCCACTCATAGAAAAACCCAGGTATTCATTTGAAGCCATATCGACCCCTCGGATACGTCGGCCGCCATGCCATGGCTTTGGCTGGTTTGCGTCAAATATCACACAGTGGCTCCTCTTTTTTCCAAGTATCCTGTTGGTTTCGGACGTCCCGTTTCGTGGATCCTAGTCGTGGATCAGTTACGTTAcagatgctgatgagatgcCAATTGTGGTGGATCTCAAGATTGTGAAGAGCTGACGCAGCAACTGAACGCAGCGCTATTCGTATATTTGCTTCCTTTACGGATATAATTACCGGACATTCCGATAATCCTTATCGTCAATCTTGATTTGACTACCACTATCACTGCGTTGTTTCCAAGTTTCCGCCATCATATATCATGACAGAcgtatactatatataagactGGTCCATCAGCAGCGGAAATACCTCTTCTCGACCCATCGTTCTTGTTGGTAGTCGAGCATGTTGCAAACCACTACGGTAATCTCTGGGAAAACGGATGTCAATCTGTGAAGTCCAACCTTGCCGGCCGAGTATGTTGCTAGAACGATACGATCCTGTTTCACGCCGTGATCGACCAGGACTTGCACCGCCATCAACGCGGCACCTCCAGTAGCCATCTGGGTgtccagaagaaggacaCTTTCTTGGTCTGCAATATCGTCAGGTAGTCGCAAGTAATGAAGTTCCGGCTCTCCCGTGGAATAGTCGGATTGAATAAGAAGACGGCCCGTTCGGCAATCGGGAATAGTCTTTCGAAGCGCCGGCTCAAACGCGGATCCTCCTCGGAGTACAATAACGGCGCAGACCTCACCCGTTGATACAAGACCCTTGTATTCGTATCCTTGGGGTGTTATAATATTCTTGGCTTCGAAATGGGCATTGTTGAGGGCCCTATGAAGTGTTAGCGAACACACTGTCTTTCGTACTCACAGTCTCTCGTTATCTCACTGTTCAATAATCAGGCTTGCAAGCCTGTCAAAGTAGAATATGAAGTCCTCAGGATCTGTGTCAATATCCTGAAGGATGGTGTTCATGAATTTGAGCTGTCGTGTATCATCCAAGACCACGACCCGTTCAGAAAGCGGCGAATCCTTACTTGCTGCTTCCAGACGGGACAGTGCCTCTCGGTGATGTCTTGATTTCTcgaacagcttcttctcaacaaactGAACCATCATTTCTACGAACATGAGCGTTTTAGTCAAGGTTTCAAGGACTCGTGACTACTCACCAAGGGCAACTCTGTTCTCAATTCCTCGTGGTACGATCAAATCAGCAACTTTCCGTTGGGGCTCGACGAACTTGAAGTTGTGAATTAGTCTTCATAAGAAGTCCCCTATTTCTGTTACGAGGTGCTTACCTTCTCAAAGTTTGGCTTGACGAATCCAAACCACTGCTTGATGATGCCCTCGATATCTCGCCCACGCTCCCGCACATCACGGACAACTACACGGACGTGGTCAGAAATCCTTCCGTAGGTCTTCGTAACGTTAAGACTTACGTCTCCTTGACAGGCATGTATCTGCATCTGCCTCACAATAGATCTAAACTCCGTGTTAGGTCCATATCATTCTCTTCCATGGGGCATCAGTTTTAACATACACCCATATCAAGCAGTTCAAGCACTCGAGGGTCGTAAAGCGCAAAGATACCCTCTAGGACAAGTACATG is from Fusarium musae strain F31 chromosome 4, whole genome shotgun sequence and encodes:
- the RAB6A_1 gene encoding Ras- protein Rab-6A; the encoded protein is MYLEDRTVRLQLWDTAGQERFRSLIPSYIRDSSVAVVVYDISNAKSFQNTKKWIDDVRAERGNDVIIVLVGNKTDLNDKREVTTQQGEEEAKKNNLMFVETSAKLGHNVKNLFKRIAQALPGMEGSDAAAQASNQMIDVKTNNSQQSQEGCAC
- the RAB6A_2 gene encoding Ras- protein Rab-6A (EggNog:ENOG41), which produces MSQAGGSYNNPLKKFKLVFLGEQSVGKTSLITRFMYDSFDNMYQATIGIDFLSKVRTVTADS
- a CDS encoding hypothetical protein (BUSCO:EOG09263C55), whose protein sequence is MPLLQSKNATGGDAPKQFNQPSRKGKKAWRKNVDVTEVQKGLEELNKEIIAGGVIKEKPSEDLFTLDVKGDAALPKKFNKHIKKGLKADEIINARSPVPAVSMRKRPGDKTTNGILPVKRQRTDWVSHKELARLKRVADGEHQNTVQVQDATYDIWDMPVEPQAKDPENFLEEEVKPKAPKTMKKEPLSLLESGKQVPAVLKPTGGYSYNPDFNEYTQRLEEESEKALEAERKRLEKEEQERIKQEAAARSAAEAEAAEARANLSEWEEDSEWEGFQSGAEDDKPSAKRPQRKTQAQRNRIKRRKEEERLAKHKAALKAHRRQAQRIQEIAEEIEERDRNKALALQKDDETDPIDELRAEKLRRKQLGKYKLPERDLELVLPDELESSLRRLKPEGNMLRDRYRSMLVRGKVESRRHIAFHKQAKRKFTEKWTYKDFMI
- a CDS encoding hypothetical protein (EggNog:ENOG41), which gives rise to MAARLARAGQNRAITSSRGFKPSLGPRPLYSSQSRGFVKLTGASPTITKGSPATSRTTRQLPSQFFVRALSGKPLPQGKSKVVNFCYRLAAWVGISISVIGVGIVGFFIYDASTYFEHPTQSDIDVSKIALQPRSGGEKNLPIAEVFIDDDDSEEKRRLKDKPRLVILGGGWGGVALLKELNPDDYHVTVISPTNYFLFTPMLPSATVGTLELRSLVEPIRRILSRVNGHFIRAKAEDIDFSHKMVEVSQVDANGKDIKFYVPYDKLVVAVGSTTNPHGVKGLENAYFLKDINDARMIRNQVIQNFELANLPTCPDEERKRLLSFCVSGGGPTGVEFAAELFDLLNEDLTRHFPRLLRNEISVHLIQSRGHILNTYDETVSRYAEERFARDQVDVLTNSRVKEVLPDKIIFTQKQEDGTMITKELPIGFCLWSTGVSQTQFCQTLAAKLGKSQTNRHALETDTHLRLNGSPLGDVYAIGDCSTVQNNVADHVVTFLRSLAWKRGKDPETLQLSFADWRGVAEDVKRRFPQSINHLKRVDKLFKEFDKDKSGTLDFDELTQLLKQVDDKLTSLPATAQRAHQQGQYLARKFNKMARMHEGLNANDIREGDVDAAVYKAFEYKHLGSLAYVGNSAIFDLGEGRSLAGGLWAVYAWRSVYFAQSVSLRTRLLMAMDWTKRGLFGRDLMSF
- a CDS encoding hypothetical protein (EggNog:ENOG41); this translates as MSASAIPEVNGGLESHVTVQKRAYYSPPWADVSIIGVAGSSGSGKSTLSQAIVKKLNLPWDSFYKTLTPEQSKLAFANEYDFDSPDAIDFDVLVDKLRDLKAGKRAEIPVYSFAKHSRLDRTTSIYSPHVLVLEGIFALYDPRVLELLDMGIYCEADADTCLSRRLVRDVRERGRDIEGIIKQWFGFVKPNFEKFVEPQRKVADLIVPRGIENRVALEMMVQFVEKKLFEKSRHHREALSRLEAASKDSPLSERVVVLDDTRQLKFMNTILQDIDTDPEDFIFYFDRLASLIIEQALNNAHFEAKNIITPQGYEYKGLVSTGEVCAVIVLRGGSAFEPALRKTIPDCRTGRLLIQSDYSTGEPELHYLRLPDDIADQESVLLLDTQMATGGAALMAVQVLVDHGVKQDRIVLATYSAGKVGLHRLTSVFPEITVVVCNMLDYQQERWVEKRYFRC